From the genome of Patescibacteria group bacterium:
TGGTCTTGAGTCTCCAAACAACCCTCCACAAATAGAAGCCGTTGTCCTTATGAGGGGCTATAATGGAGACAATCTTATTGACCAATTGACAACAGACGAGGCTGATTGTTCCACACTGGTATCAGAACTTGATCGTCAATCTTTAATCTCTCAGTTTGAACAAGGTTTGGAAAGAGCAAGCGGTTGGTCTACAGACGAGATTTGATTTAAAGATCAAAAAAATCTGGTTCTTGACAAGAGATTAGAGTCATGGTATAAATGTCTTTGGATTGATACCTCAAGTACTTTCTATTATTTAATTCCAAAGTTTGTGTCCAATTTATTTTTAATTTCATGGTAACGAAACTAACAGCTCCCTCTTTTACGGTTGAGGATTTGGTGGGGAATCAAGAAGTCAAACCCGAAGTTAATCAGCCCAAACCTCTGCCGATCGTCAATAACAACCATACCCCGGTGGTTTCTCCTTTTAATGGTCGTTTTCCTGATCGAGCCGATGATTTGGCCAGCGCGACCTACATGGAAGGGATTTTGGACATGCAAGCGGAGGGGCACGGTTTTTTACGGCCGAAATTTATTCCCGGAAACTCCGACATCTACATTTCCCAATCACAAATCAGAAAATTTATGCTTCGTCCCGGTGACATGGTCGGCGGGCAGGCGAGACCGCCTAAGGACAACGAACGCTATTTTGGTCTTTTAAAGGTCGAAAAAATCAACGGCGAAGAAGCGGAAAAGACCATGAATCGGGCTAAATTTGACGATTTAGTCGCCATTTATCCTAAAGAAAAAATTAAACTGGAAACGGAAAAATTGCCGTTATCCACCAGAATGATTGATCTTTTGTCGCCGATCGGCCGGGGGCAAAGAGGCTTAATCGTTTCCCCGCCTAAAGCCGGCAAAACAACAATCTTAAAAGAGATTGCCAACGGGATTACCGCTAATGATCCGAAAATTCATTTGATGGCGGCTTTAATCGGCGAACGGCCGGAAGAAGTGACAGACATCCAAAGAAACATTAAAGGCGAAGTCATTTCCTCCAATTTTGACGAACCGCCGGAAAATCAAACCAGAGTTGCCGAAATTGCCCTGGAGCGGGCCAAGAGACTGGTGGAGATGGGTAAGGATGTGGTTATTTTGCTTGATTCGATTACCAGACTGGCCAGGGCTTACAATCTTTGCATGCCTTCGTCAGGAAGAACTCTGTCAGGAGGTTTTGATCCGACCGCCCTCTATCCGGCGAAAAAATTCTTAGGCGCCGCCCGTTGTTTTGAAAACGGCGGCAGTTTGACGATTATCGGGACTTGTCTTGTTGATACCGGATCCCGGATGGACGATTTAATTTATGAAGAATTTAAAGGCACCGGCAATATGGAATTACATTTAAACAGAGACTTGGCCAACAAAAGAATTTTCCCGGCCATTGACGTCATTCTTTCCGGGACCCGTCAGGAAGAGATCCTGTTTGACGAGGTAACTTTGAAAAGAGTCGTCACCTTAAGACGCATGCTGGGACTTTTAGGGGACGAAGCCGCTGTCCAAACCGAAGCCTTGGTTGATAAATTAGGGAAAACCTCTTCGAACAAAGAATTCTTAGAGAGTTTAAATAAGGGTTAAGGAGAATTTCTAATTATTCTAATTTCTAATTAATCTAAAAAATCCCCAATTTCCAATCTTAGAAATTAGGTTAATTAGGTTAATTAGGAATTGTTATAGTTTTGTAGTCTTTTGACATCTTTACAATGAGTTTTTTATTTGCTATGGTGAGTTTCCATGAAACCCGATTTGCTTTGGGAAGATTTTTGTTTATTTCTAAGGTGTGTTCGTTACTCTTTACAAACAAGATTAAACTCTTGGTTGGCGAGATTTGAAATCGGTAAGGGTTTTTTGGTTGATTTTCTCCTGGCGCGGCGTGGCACTTACTCCAGACCTTTTTTACACCTCTCTTTGGCGGTTTTAATTGGGGTGGGACTGGTGGTCGCGCCGGTCGTTGCCACGGCTTACCCCGGGGTGCAGGATGAAATCTCGACCTTTACGCCGCCCTCGGCCGTTTTGGGCGCTTTAACGACAGCGACCAACGAAACCTCAACCTTAATCTCCGATAAACCCAGAGATCAAGTGATTTCTTATAAAGTCCAAAAAGGGGATACCTTAGGCGCGATTGCCGAAAAATTCGGCGTTTCGATTGACACCATCAAATGGGCGAATCTGAATTTAACCGGCGGGGTGGAGCATTTATCAATCGGTCAGGAAATTAAAATTCCGCCGGTCACCGGCATTGTTCATAAAGTTAGGGCCGGGGAAACGATCTACAGTCTGGCCAAATATTACAAAACCGACGCCCAGAAAATTCTTAACTTTCCTTTTAACGATTTTGCCGATCTGGACACTTTTGCTTTAAATATCGGCCAAAGTTTAATTATTCCCGACGGGGTTATGCCTGAGGCGCGGCCGATTGCGACCTCAATGCCGGCGAAGGAGTATGCCGGCGGGACAGGCGAGTTGATCTGGCCGGTTGGCGGCAGCATTACGCAAAGACCCGTTTGGTACCATATGGCTTTGGACATTGCCGACTCGTCGGCGCCGGGGATTGCCGCGGCC
Proteins encoded in this window:
- the rho gene encoding transcription termination factor Rho; the encoded protein is MVTKLTAPSFTVEDLVGNQEVKPEVNQPKPLPIVNNNHTPVVSPFNGRFPDRADDLASATYMEGILDMQAEGHGFLRPKFIPGNSDIYISQSQIRKFMLRPGDMVGGQARPPKDNERYFGLLKVEKINGEEAEKTMNRAKFDDLVAIYPKEKIKLETEKLPLSTRMIDLLSPIGRGQRGLIVSPPKAGKTTILKEIANGITANDPKIHLMAALIGERPEEVTDIQRNIKGEVISSNFDEPPENQTRVAEIALERAKRLVEMGKDVVILLDSITRLARAYNLCMPSSGRTLSGGFDPTALYPAKKFLGAARCFENGGSLTIIGTCLVDTGSRMDDLIYEEFKGTGNMELHLNRDLANKRIFPAIDVILSGTRQEEILFDEVTLKRVVTLRRMLGLLGDEAAVQTEALVDKLGKTSSNKEFLESLNKG
- a CDS encoding M23 family metallopeptidase gives rise to the protein MKPDLLWEDFCLFLRCVRYSLQTRLNSWLARFEIGKGFLVDFLLARRGTYSRPFLHLSLAVLIGVGLVVAPVVATAYPGVQDEISTFTPPSAVLGALTTATNETSTLISDKPRDQVISYKVQKGDTLGAIAEKFGVSIDTIKWANLNLTGGVEHLSIGQEIKIPPVTGIVHKVRAGETIYSLAKYYKTDAQKILNFPFNDFADLDTFALNIGQSLIIPDGVMPEARPIATSMPAKEYAGGTGELIWPVGGSITQRPVWYHMALDIADSSAPGIAAASSGKVILVERQRYAYGWHIIVDHGLGLSTLYAHLSDIYVEAGQTVSRGQIIGKMGSTGRSTGTHLHFEVHKNGVAVNPFSFLK